The nucleotide sequence AACACCTTGTGTTTGACGAACTCGTCTTGGTAGCGCAACCCGCCTTCGTTCAAAATTCCGTCCTCGCCCAAGACAATAGCGTTTTGGGTACTGCCGCCTTTGGCCAAGTCGTTGTTGCGCAGAAATTCAATGTCACGCACGAACCCGTAGGTGCGCGCGCGGCTGATTTCACGGATGAAACTCGAGGTCGACACGTCCATGCTGACACTTTGCATGTTTTTCGGAATCGAGGGGTGGTCGTATTCAATGTCAAAGGTAATGCGGTAACCGTCAAAGGGCTGGAGCCGGGCAAACTTGTCAGGCTGGCGAACTTCGATCGGTTTTAGAATTCGGATGAATTTTTTTGGGCTGGTTTGAATGCGGATACCGGCCGACTGCATCAAAAATACAAAGGGCGCGGCACTGCCATCCATAATCGGCAGCTCGGGACGATTCACGTCGACCCATAAATTATCAATGCCCAGGGCACTGACGGCACTTAAGAAGTGCTCGACCGTCGATATCGACGAGGCACCTTGACCCAGGCGTGTGGCCATTTGCGTGTCGGTGACCGACAGCGCATGGGCCGGAACACTGACCACCGGATCCAGATCAACACGGCGAAATACAATCCCCGTGTCGTCCGGCGCGGGCCGAAGCGTCAGATAGACTTTTTCACCGGAATGCAGTCCGACGCCCGTGGCGCGGATAACGTTTCCCAGTGTTCGTTGTCTAATCATGGCCCGTCCGGTGCAGTGTTCTGGCTCAAGTCTAGCATTCAGCTCATCGGTCTATCGAGCCGAAACAACTTGCCGGTAGCCAGCCGGCAAGAAAAACAGCAGTTATTGCGAAACCCGTCGACTAGTCGGCTTGGCGGCGCAAAAAGGTCGGTACGTCCAATGACGCGCCTGCACCCGCGCCTGAGCTGGTGTTGCTAGTTGCAGCGACCGGGGCTTGGGGACGCAAGATACCCGGCATCGACAAACCACCGTTGGCGACCATTTGCTGGGGCTGGGCCTGCTCTTGAATTCCGCCTTGAACGACCTCGAGTTCAGCACGGCTGTCCAAGCCCGTTGCCACCACCGTCACGCTCAATTCGTCACCCATGTTGTCGTCAATCACAGTGCCAATCACGACCGCGGCATTTTCGTCAGCTATGTCGTCGATCATGTCGCCGATCGTGGTGTATTCGCCCAAGCCGAAGCTGGAGCTGGCGGTGATATTGACCAAAATACCGCGCGCACCTTTGAGGTCGATTTCTTCGAGCAGCGGGTAGCGAATGGCTTTTTCGGTCGCTTCGATGGCGCGATCCGGGCCGGACGCAGTGCCGGTGCCCATCATGGCTTGGCCCATGGCGCTCATCACGGTGCGCACGTCGGCAAAGTCGACGTTGATAATGCCGCGCTTAACAATCAGGTCAGCAATCCCACGAACCGCACCGTTCAACACGTTGTTGGCTTCGTCAAAGGCCTGCATCAAGGTCGCGTCGCTGCCCAGTACCGGCAACAGCTTTTCGTTTGGGATAATAATCAGTGAATCGACGTTCTTTTCCAGCGCCTTGATGCCTTCTTCGGCGACGCGCATACGGCGGCGACCTTCAAAGCTAAACGGTTTGGTCACCACGGCGACGGTCAAAATACCCATCTCACGCGCCACTTCGGCAACCACGGGAGCGGCACCGGTGCCGGTACCACCACCCATGCCGGCGGTAATAAACAGCATGTCCGAGCCCTGGATCGCCTCGGCAATAGTTTCACGGTCTTCCATCGCCGCATTGCGGCCGACTTCGGGGTTGGCACCGGCACCCAAACCGCGGGTTACATTCGGGCCCAACTGCAATGTGGTGTTAGCGGACGCGTCATTGAGCGCCTGGCTGTCGGTGTTGGCGATAACAAATTCGACGCCGTCGACGTCAGCTCGGGTCATGTGCGAGATGGCATTGCCACCACCGCCGCCGACTCCGATGACTTTAATAACGGCGCTGTTACCCGCTGTTTCTGCTAGATCAAAATTCATGGCTGTTACCTGCTGTTGTTAAAATTGTTTAAAGAGCTTTTTCAGCGATGCGCCGATGCCACTCCATCCCTCACCCTGACGTGAACGCTGACGACGCCCACCTTCAGAATCTTGTGTGCTGGCATGCAATGCCAACCCCGCCAACCCGGCCATTCCCGGGTCGGACAAAAACTTTGCGTCGGCCGCCAGGCCCTGGATCTGACCCAATCGAACCGGCAGCCCCAGAATGCTTTTGGCCAGCGGCGCAATCCGCTCCAGCCGCGCCGTGCCGCCGGTCAGTACGACCCCGGCACCAAGCACTTCGCCAAGCCCGCTGGCGCTGATTTGCTCGCCGACCATTTCCAAAATTTCGCGCACGCGCGGCTGCATGTAATCGACCACCAAACGGCGCGACCAGTCCGCGGACTGGGTGCCGTCCACGCGGCGCACGGGAATGGGCTCTTCCATCCGCGCCGCATCGATGTCCGGATCCAAATACGCCGTGCCGAACTCGCATTTGATGCGTTCCGCGTCCGGCGCCGAGATGTGCGCAGCGACCGCCAAATCTTTGGTCAGGTGCTCGCCGGCGACCGGCAATACCGCCATGTAACGCAGCGCGCCTTCTTTGAACACGGCGACGTCCGTGGTGCCGCCACCGATGTCTACCAGGCACACCCCAAGGTCCTTGTCCGCGTCAGACAAACAGGCCGCCGCGGCGGCCAGGCCGCTGGGCAACAATTGGTCGCACTCGACGCCGGCGCCGGTCAGGCATTTTTTCAGGTTGCGCGCAGTCGCTTGTGACCCAGTCACCAGCGTCACATTGGCCGCCAAACGCACACCACTCATGCCCACGGGCACCAAAATTCCGGCCTGGCCGTCGATCAAGAATTGGCGCGGCACGACCTTGACCACGGTCTGGCCGGGCGGCAGCACAATGGCGCGGGCGGCGTCGTATACACGCTCGACGTCAATCGGGGTGATTTCGTCACCGCTGACCGGGACCGCGCCTTCGCTGTCGTGGGTCGCCAAGTGCGAGCCCCCTAGGTTGCAGGTGACCGACGAGATGCGGCACTGGCCCATTTCAGCGCATTGGTTGATGGCGCGCTCGATAGCACGGGTGGCGGCCTCAATATCGACCACCATTGAACGTGAAATGCCTTTGGACGGCGCGTTGCCCAGCCCCAACACTTCGGGTTGTTCACCGTGGCTGACGCCGACCACCAAAGCGCGTACGCGATGACTGCCGACGTCCAGCGCGACCACCAGCTTATCCATCGTTTGACTCCTCAAAACCCAGGCTGACGCCATTGGGGTAACGCAAATCGACCCGAACCAAGTTCGGTGTTTGGGCCAGCTTTAACTGCCAGGCTTGATCAAAACGGGTCAAGCGACCCTCCAAATCCATACGCCCCAGCTGGATGTCCAAGCCGCCGACGGTGTGCAGACGCCAGCCACGGTCAACATCAAACTCGACCCCATCTAATTCCAAACCGCTTTGGGCCATGCGCTCGGCCCACAGCTGAAAGCGCTCAAACACATCGCGTTGCATGCCACGCGGGCCCGCTAGGTCAGGCAAGGCCATCAGCGGCGCGCGGGCCGGCTCAAACAAATCGCCCTGCATGCCCAAAAACTGGTCGCTATTCCAGCGCGCCACGGGGCGCTGCTCGATCACTTCGATACGCAGCGCGTGCGGCCATACCCGGCGCACCCGCACCTCGGCAATCCAGGGTTGGGCGCTGAGCTGGCGCTGAATCTGTGACAAGTCGCTGCTGGCACGTGCATTGACCAGCAAATCGTCCAGCCGGCGCTGAACATCGCCCGGTCGCAGGTGGACAAAGTCGCCCTCGACTTCGACCCGCTCGATCACAAAGTCACCGAGTAATCGCTCGCTCGCCATGACCACACCTGCGCCGCTGATGGCGGCACACAGACACAGCACCAGGCCCCAGGCGCTGGTCAAACTAGGCACTGCCAGCCGCGGCAGCCGCAGCCAAGCCGGACGTGACAAACGCGTCCACAACCGTTGACGGATGGGCTGGGCGCCGCGGCGCGTGCGGTTGCGCGGCTTAACCACGTGATTCACCGACTGCATCATTTAAAAGTTGCAGGCAAAGATCGTCGAAACTCAGCCCGACCGCCGCCGCCGCTTTGGGCACCAGCGAGGTCGGTGTCATCCCCGGCACGGTATTCACTTCCAGGGCGACAAAACCGGTCTCGCCTTGGATAAAATCAACACGGCTCCAGCCGCTGCATCCGAGCGCGTCGTGCGCGCGCAGCGCCAGCGACTGCAGGTAGGATTCGTCGTCGTCCGATAGCCCGCACGGGATGTGGTACTGGGTATCGCCGGTCTCGTACTTGGCCGCGTAGTCATACACGCCGCCCTGGGCTTGGATACGGATCACCGGTAAAGCCACACCGCGGACCACGGCACAGGTGAATTCCGGGCCGTCGACAAAATGCTCGGCCATGACCGCGCCAAATTCGCGGGCCTGGGCAAAGGCTGCCGCGACCTGATCGCTGGAGTGGCAAATGAAGTTACCGACGCTCGAGCCTTCCGCGTTCGGTTTGACCATCACGCGCGGACCGAGCGCGTCATACACAGCGCCGGCTTGGTCGGCCGAGGTCATGATCTGGCTATCGGCGATCGGGATTCCGGCGGCGGCGAACAGCTGTTTACTGCGCTGTTTGTCCATCGCCAGGGCGCAGGCCGCGGGGCCGGAGCCGGTGTAGGGTACCGCCATCAAGTCCAGCACCGCTTGAATGCGGCCGTCTTCACCGGCGCCTCCGTGCAGCACAACAAAGGCGGCATCGAACGGCTCGGATAACAGGGTGGCAATCGGGTCGCGGTCCGGATCCATGGCGAAGGCATCGATGCCCTGACGCAACAAAGCTGCAAGGACGGGTTGCCCGCTCGCCACTGACACAGCGCGTTCGCTGCTGTTGCCGCCAAATAAGACCGCGACCCGAGTCATGGTGCCAATCCCTGCTTAATTAACTCAGGCAGACGACCGACGTCGCCTGCACCTTGGGTGATCAAGACCGTTTGATCAACCAATAACGGAACTAAGGTATCACAAACACCTTCCGGTTGTGTTACCACGATCGGGCTCACTTTGTTACGCATGCGCAGCGCGCTGGCCAGTGCTCGGCTATCGGCATGGCTAATAGGGGATTCCCCTGCCGGATACACATCCAACAATACCAGCTGGTCAACCGCCTCTAATACCTGGACAAAATCGTCGAACAGATCGCGGGTGCGGCTGTAACGGTGCGGCTGAAAAACCAAACTCAGCGGTTGGCCCGGGAAAGCCTCGCGTGCCGCTCGAATGGTGGCGGCAACCTCGGTCGGATGGTGGCCGTAGTCGTCGACCAAGTGGATTTGACCGCCCTGGGGCAAGGCCAACTCACCGTGTGACTGAAAGCGCCGGCCGACGCCGGCGAACTCGGACAGCCCGCGTTGAATGGCGGCCACTGCGACCCCCAAATCCAGGGCAATCGCAATCACACCGAGGGCGTTCAGGACGTTGTGACGACCCGGCATCTTGACCGC is from Litorivicinus lipolyticus and encodes:
- the lpxC gene encoding UDP-3-O-acyl-N-acetylglucosamine deacetylase; amino-acid sequence: MIRQRTLGNVIRATGVGLHSGEKVYLTLRPAPDDTGIVFRRVDLDPVVSVPAHALSVTDTQMATRLGQGASSISTVEHFLSAVSALGIDNLWVDVNRPELPIMDGSAAPFVFLMQSAGIRIQTSPKKFIRILKPIEVRQPDKFARLQPFDGYRITFDIEYDHPSIPKNMQSVSMDVSTSSFIREISRARTYGFVRDIEFLRNNDLAKGGSTQNAIVLGEDGILNEGGLRYQDEFVKHKVLDAIGDLSLAGHAIIGEMVAKKSGHGLNNDLVRALLDSPDSWRIETLNEADCPISFDQPSLEL
- the ftsZ gene encoding cell division protein FtsZ, coding for MNFDLAETAGNSAVIKVIGVGGGGGNAISHMTRADVDGVEFVIANTDSQALNDASANTTLQLGPNVTRGLGAGANPEVGRNAAMEDRETIAEAIQGSDMLFITAGMGGGTGTGAAPVVAEVAREMGILTVAVVTKPFSFEGRRRMRVAEEGIKALEKNVDSLIIIPNEKLLPVLGSDATLMQAFDEANNVLNGAVRGIADLIVKRGIINVDFADVRTVMSAMGQAMMGTGTASGPDRAIEATEKAIRYPLLEEIDLKGARGILVNITASSSFGLGEYTTIGDMIDDIADENAAVVIGTVIDDNMGDELSVTVVATGLDSRAELEVVQGGIQEQAQPQQMVANGGLSMPGILRPQAPVAATSNTSSGAGAGASLDVPTFLRRQAD
- the ftsA gene encoding cell division protein FtsA, with amino-acid sequence MDKLVVALDVGSHRVRALVVGVSHGEQPEVLGLGNAPSKGISRSMVVDIEAATRAIERAINQCAEMGQCRISSVTCNLGGSHLATHDSEGAVPVSGDEITPIDVERVYDAARAIVLPPGQTVVKVVPRQFLIDGQAGILVPVGMSGVRLAANVTLVTGSQATARNLKKCLTGAGVECDQLLPSGLAAAAACLSDADKDLGVCLVDIGGGTTDVAVFKEGALRYMAVLPVAGEHLTKDLAVAAHISAPDAERIKCEFGTAYLDPDIDAARMEEPIPVRRVDGTQSADWSRRLVVDYMQPRVREILEMVGEQISASGLGEVLGAGVVLTGGTARLERIAPLAKSILGLPVRLGQIQGLAADAKFLSDPGMAGLAGLALHASTQDSEGGRRQRSRQGEGWSGIGASLKKLFKQF
- a CDS encoding cell division protein FtsQ/DivIB, encoding MNHVVKPRNRTRRGAQPIRQRLWTRLSRPAWLRLPRLAVPSLTSAWGLVLCLCAAISGAGVVMASERLLGDFVIERVEVEGDFVHLRPGDVQRRLDDLLVNARASSDLSQIQRQLSAQPWIAEVRVRRVWPHALRIEVIEQRPVARWNSDQFLGMQGDLFEPARAPLMALPDLAGPRGMQRDVFERFQLWAERMAQSGLELDGVEFDVDRGWRLHTVGGLDIQLGRMDLEGRLTRFDQAWQLKLAQTPNLVRVDLRYPNGVSLGFEESNDG
- a CDS encoding D-alanine--D-alanine ligase: MTRVAVLFGGNSSERAVSVASGQPVLAALLRQGIDAFAMDPDRDPIATLLSEPFDAAFVVLHGGAGEDGRIQAVLDLMAVPYTGSGPAACALAMDKQRSKQLFAAAGIPIADSQIMTSADQAGAVYDALGPRVMVKPNAEGSSVGNFICHSSDQVAAAFAQAREFGAVMAEHFVDGPEFTCAVVRGVALPVIRIQAQGGVYDYAAKYETGDTQYHIPCGLSDDDESYLQSLALRAHDALGCSGWSRVDFIQGETGFVALEVNTVPGMTPTSLVPKAAAAVGLSFDDLCLQLLNDAVGESRG